One genomic region from Sylvia atricapilla isolate bSylAtr1 chromosome 16, bSylAtr1.pri, whole genome shotgun sequence encodes:
- the GSS gene encoding glutathione synthetase isoform X2 produces the protein MGGARGAARPITGRSAGPAASGRSGSGRRNRGRRDGAGRCAMAAAWQDVVRDAAAVREAAAVAVDAALLAGVLMRTGEQPHASDVVNYAPFTLLPSAVPRALFEQAYSVQQDFNLLVDTISQNKEFLEKTLASTIKVDDFTARLFRIYMQVLEEGLAQTVFLGINRSDYMFDCGLGGPAALRQIEINTIAASFGGLTSRTADVHRLVLKVLGKTEEASHLLPNNPAKGLALGIAKAWELYGSQRAVVMFLVEDVQRNIFDQRCVENELWNRNIRVVRKRFRDVFEQGSLDASRRLYMDGQEVAVVYYREGYVPQVYDEQNWEARLLLERSRAVKCPDIATQLAGTKKVQQELSRPGTLEKLLPGHPEAVARIRATFAGLYSLDEGEEGDRIAATAIADPDRFVLKPQREGGGNNLYGEELREVLEKIKDSPERTSYILMDKIKPQPALNYLLRAHSPLQVSECISELGIFGVYVRQGQELVLNQAAGHLLRTKAIEHADGGVAAGVAVLDTPYLV, from the exons ATGGGCGGGGCGAGGGGCGCGGCTCGTCCAATCACGGGGCGGTCCGCAGGGCCCGCAGCGAGCGGCCGGAGCGGGTCCGGGCGGCGGAACCGGGGGCGCCGGGACGGAGCGGGG CGCTGTGCCATGGCCGCGGCCTGGCAGGACGTGGTGCGGGACGCGGCGGCCGtgcgggaggcggcggcggtggcggtGGACGCGGCGCTGCTGGCGGGGGTGCTGATGCGGACCGGGGAGCAGCCGCACGCCTCGGAT GTGGTGAATTATGCTCCCTTCACGCTGCTCCCCTCCGCAGTGCCACGGGCCTTGTTTGAACAGGCCTACAGTGTGCAGCAGGATTTCAACCTGCTGGTGGATACCATCAGTCAAAACAAAGAATTCCTGGAGAAAACTCTGGCCAG CACCATCAAGGTAGACGACTTCACAGCTCGACTCTTCAGAATCTACATGCAGGTTTTGGAGGAAGGCTTGGCTCAG ACTGTGTTTTTGGGCATCAACCGCTCGGATTACATGTTTGACTGTGGGCTGGGtggcccagcagctctgaggcagATAGAAATAAACACCATTGCTGCCAGCTTCGGGGGGCTCACCTCCCGCACCGCCGACGTCCACAG GTTGGTGTTGAAAGTGCTGGGAAAGACTGAGGAGGCGTCACACCTGCTCCCCAACAACCCAGCAAAGGGGCTGGCCTTGGGAATTGCCAAAGCCTGGGAGCTCTATGGGTCCCAGAG GGCTGTGGTGATGTTTCTGGTGGAGGATGTCCAGAGGAACATTTTTGATCAGCGTTGTGTAGAAAATGAGCTTTGGAACAG GAATATCCGTGTGGTGAGGAAGCGGTTCCGGGATGTGTTTGAGCAGGGCTCCCTGGATGCCAGCAGGAGGCTGTATAT GGACGGCCAGGAGGTCGCAGTGGTGTATTACAGAGAGGGCTACGTGCCCCAGGTCTACGACGAGCAG AACTGGGAGGCgcggctgctgctggagaggtcCCGGGCAGTGAAGTGCCCCGACATTGCCACGCAGCTGGCGGGCACCAAGaaggtgcagcaggagctcagcaggcCGGGGAcactggagaagctgctgcccGGCCACCCCGAGGCCGTCGCTCGGATCAGAGCCACCTTTGCAGGACTCTACTCCCTGGATGAG GGTGAAGAGGGTGACAGAATAGCTGCCACAGCCATTGCTGACCCCGACCGCTTTGTGCTGAAGCCTCAGCGTGAGGGTGGAG GGAACAATCTCTATGGTGAGGAGCTCAGGGAGGTTCTGGAGAAGATCAAAGACAGCCCTGAGAGAACCTCTTACATCTTGATGGATAAGATCAAGCCCCAGCCAGCACTGAATTACTTGCTGAGGGCTCACAGTCCCCTCCAAGTGTCTGAGTGCATCTCCGAGCTCGGGATCTTTGGTGTCTATGTCAG
- the GSS gene encoding glutathione synthetase isoform X1, with protein sequence MGGARGAARPITGRSAGPAASGRSGSGRRNRGRRDGAGRCAVPAALCRARSAVPCPQRCAMAAAWQDVVRDAAAVREAAAVAVDAALLAGVLMRTGEQPHASDVVNYAPFTLLPSAVPRALFEQAYSVQQDFNLLVDTISQNKEFLEKTLASTIKVDDFTARLFRIYMQVLEEGLAQTVFLGINRSDYMFDCGLGGPAALRQIEINTIAASFGGLTSRTADVHRLVLKVLGKTEEASHLLPNNPAKGLALGIAKAWELYGSQRAVVMFLVEDVQRNIFDQRCVENELWNRNIRVVRKRFRDVFEQGSLDASRRLYMDGQEVAVVYYREGYVPQVYDEQNWEARLLLERSRAVKCPDIATQLAGTKKVQQELSRPGTLEKLLPGHPEAVARIRATFAGLYSLDEGEEGDRIAATAIADPDRFVLKPQREGGGNNLYGEELREVLEKIKDSPERTSYILMDKIKPQPALNYLLRAHSPLQVSECISELGIFGVYVRQGQELVLNQAAGHLLRTKAIEHADGGVAAGVAVLDTPYLV encoded by the exons ATGGGCGGGGCGAGGGGCGCGGCTCGTCCAATCACGGGGCGGTCCGCAGGGCCCGCAGCGAGCGGCCGGAGCGGGTCCGGGCGGCGGAACCGGGGGCGCCGGGACGGAGCGGGG CGCTGTGCCGTGCCCGCAGCGCTGTGCCGTGCCCGCAGCGCTGTGCCGTGCCCGCAGCGCTGTGCCATGGCCGCGGCCTGGCAGGACGTGGTGCGGGACGCGGCGGCCGtgcgggaggcggcggcggtggcggtGGACGCGGCGCTGCTGGCGGGGGTGCTGATGCGGACCGGGGAGCAGCCGCACGCCTCGGAT GTGGTGAATTATGCTCCCTTCACGCTGCTCCCCTCCGCAGTGCCACGGGCCTTGTTTGAACAGGCCTACAGTGTGCAGCAGGATTTCAACCTGCTGGTGGATACCATCAGTCAAAACAAAGAATTCCTGGAGAAAACTCTGGCCAG CACCATCAAGGTAGACGACTTCACAGCTCGACTCTTCAGAATCTACATGCAGGTTTTGGAGGAAGGCTTGGCTCAG ACTGTGTTTTTGGGCATCAACCGCTCGGATTACATGTTTGACTGTGGGCTGGGtggcccagcagctctgaggcagATAGAAATAAACACCATTGCTGCCAGCTTCGGGGGGCTCACCTCCCGCACCGCCGACGTCCACAG GTTGGTGTTGAAAGTGCTGGGAAAGACTGAGGAGGCGTCACACCTGCTCCCCAACAACCCAGCAAAGGGGCTGGCCTTGGGAATTGCCAAAGCCTGGGAGCTCTATGGGTCCCAGAG GGCTGTGGTGATGTTTCTGGTGGAGGATGTCCAGAGGAACATTTTTGATCAGCGTTGTGTAGAAAATGAGCTTTGGAACAG GAATATCCGTGTGGTGAGGAAGCGGTTCCGGGATGTGTTTGAGCAGGGCTCCCTGGATGCCAGCAGGAGGCTGTATAT GGACGGCCAGGAGGTCGCAGTGGTGTATTACAGAGAGGGCTACGTGCCCCAGGTCTACGACGAGCAG AACTGGGAGGCgcggctgctgctggagaggtcCCGGGCAGTGAAGTGCCCCGACATTGCCACGCAGCTGGCGGGCACCAAGaaggtgcagcaggagctcagcaggcCGGGGAcactggagaagctgctgcccGGCCACCCCGAGGCCGTCGCTCGGATCAGAGCCACCTTTGCAGGACTCTACTCCCTGGATGAG GGTGAAGAGGGTGACAGAATAGCTGCCACAGCCATTGCTGACCCCGACCGCTTTGTGCTGAAGCCTCAGCGTGAGGGTGGAG GGAACAATCTCTATGGTGAGGAGCTCAGGGAGGTTCTGGAGAAGATCAAAGACAGCCCTGAGAGAACCTCTTACATCTTGATGGATAAGATCAAGCCCCAGCCAGCACTGAATTACTTGCTGAGGGCTCACAGTCCCCTCCAAGTGTCTGAGTGCATCTCCGAGCTCGGGATCTTTGGTGTCTATGTCAG
- the GSS gene encoding glutathione synthetase isoform X3: protein MAAAWQDVVRDAAAVREAAAVAVDAALLAGVLMRTGEQPHASDVVNYAPFTLLPSAVPRALFEQAYSVQQDFNLLVDTISQNKEFLEKTLASTIKVDDFTARLFRIYMQVLEEGLAQTVFLGINRSDYMFDCGLGGPAALRQIEINTIAASFGGLTSRTADVHRLVLKVLGKTEEASHLLPNNPAKGLALGIAKAWELYGSQRAVVMFLVEDVQRNIFDQRCVENELWNRNIRVVRKRFRDVFEQGSLDASRRLYMDGQEVAVVYYREGYVPQVYDEQNWEARLLLERSRAVKCPDIATQLAGTKKVQQELSRPGTLEKLLPGHPEAVARIRATFAGLYSLDEGEEGDRIAATAIADPDRFVLKPQREGGGNNLYGEELREVLEKIKDSPERTSYILMDKIKPQPALNYLLRAHSPLQVSECISELGIFGVYVRQGQELVLNQAAGHLLRTKAIEHADGGVAAGVAVLDTPYLV from the exons ATGGCCGCGGCCTGGCAGGACGTGGTGCGGGACGCGGCGGCCGtgcgggaggcggcggcggtggcggtGGACGCGGCGCTGCTGGCGGGGGTGCTGATGCGGACCGGGGAGCAGCCGCACGCCTCGGAT GTGGTGAATTATGCTCCCTTCACGCTGCTCCCCTCCGCAGTGCCACGGGCCTTGTTTGAACAGGCCTACAGTGTGCAGCAGGATTTCAACCTGCTGGTGGATACCATCAGTCAAAACAAAGAATTCCTGGAGAAAACTCTGGCCAG CACCATCAAGGTAGACGACTTCACAGCTCGACTCTTCAGAATCTACATGCAGGTTTTGGAGGAAGGCTTGGCTCAG ACTGTGTTTTTGGGCATCAACCGCTCGGATTACATGTTTGACTGTGGGCTGGGtggcccagcagctctgaggcagATAGAAATAAACACCATTGCTGCCAGCTTCGGGGGGCTCACCTCCCGCACCGCCGACGTCCACAG GTTGGTGTTGAAAGTGCTGGGAAAGACTGAGGAGGCGTCACACCTGCTCCCCAACAACCCAGCAAAGGGGCTGGCCTTGGGAATTGCCAAAGCCTGGGAGCTCTATGGGTCCCAGAG GGCTGTGGTGATGTTTCTGGTGGAGGATGTCCAGAGGAACATTTTTGATCAGCGTTGTGTAGAAAATGAGCTTTGGAACAG GAATATCCGTGTGGTGAGGAAGCGGTTCCGGGATGTGTTTGAGCAGGGCTCCCTGGATGCCAGCAGGAGGCTGTATAT GGACGGCCAGGAGGTCGCAGTGGTGTATTACAGAGAGGGCTACGTGCCCCAGGTCTACGACGAGCAG AACTGGGAGGCgcggctgctgctggagaggtcCCGGGCAGTGAAGTGCCCCGACATTGCCACGCAGCTGGCGGGCACCAAGaaggtgcagcaggagctcagcaggcCGGGGAcactggagaagctgctgcccGGCCACCCCGAGGCCGTCGCTCGGATCAGAGCCACCTTTGCAGGACTCTACTCCCTGGATGAG GGTGAAGAGGGTGACAGAATAGCTGCCACAGCCATTGCTGACCCCGACCGCTTTGTGCTGAAGCCTCAGCGTGAGGGTGGAG GGAACAATCTCTATGGTGAGGAGCTCAGGGAGGTTCTGGAGAAGATCAAAGACAGCCCTGAGAGAACCTCTTACATCTTGATGGATAAGATCAAGCCCCAGCCAGCACTGAATTACTTGCTGAGGGCTCACAGTCCCCTCCAAGTGTCTGAGTGCATCTCCGAGCTCGGGATCTTTGGTGTCTATGTCAG